The genomic DNA ACTGCAAACAAAAACAAGTGAAATAATGTATAATCAGACAATATATGTTCGTGCTTATATAGCATAAGCGTCTTCCATTTTTAGTTGACTTGGCAGGGGCTAGAAACAAAAGTGTaattatgaataattgttttcttCTGCTTTGTCGGGCTAAATGGAATAACCATTGAAGAACGTCATTACgcaaatatttaaatatgttcGTGTATCTTACGTACAACGTATATTTCATGGAAATACAACCCATGGCAGACAAGCGACACGTGTCGTTTTGGAAGTGGTTTGTCGACAATGTGACTGGCGATATTAAACAAGTCCTTACTGATTTCACTAAATTAGCCAtagaaaatattatgaaatagtGCAACCTGCCCCATTTTTTAACCAAGTCAGATTTATCTCAAGTCATTATGGTACTGCCATGCAAAACAAAACTGTCTTACTTAGAGTATATCTTTGTTCTTGTTGTTTGGTTGTAGTTGTTTCTGTCGTTGCCACCGTCCTCCTGTTGTTGTTTGATTGTTAGCCCGCATATACTTGTCAGAATTTTGCATTCAAAAAATAACAGTAGTCGGTCTATCAATATCCAGCCTTTTTTAATTTATCTGTGATGTTAACAAAAGTATATTTTAGTCTACGTAAAAAACACTGTTAAGTTGGAAAAATCAAACAGCGATATTGACGAAATTAAACAGATGACAATTAACAGCTGACGCATTTAAAAGTTCGATATTTCACTCCCACTAGTCTGCAACAGGAGCAGGCCTTTCAAGGTCATTGACAGAGACTCTTTATAGGTTATATATTGAATAATATTATAAAATGACgaaaaagtttgacaatttcTTTTATTCTGTCGCGTAGCGTTAAAAATGGAACTGACGCGATTTTTCTCCAAATTCACGATTATTTTGATGTCACACCATATGTTGCCTACATATGGCAAAAACATTGCGATGTTGTGAAAATATAAACAATCAATCTAAGTCAATGACAGTCTCGTATTCACTATCATCAAAATTCTTAGTCACTGAAGTGCTAGTACTTTTCTAAATTGCCTATTTTCCTCCAGTTCTATTCAATGCCATGTAAAAGATCTGACTTATTTATAACATGTTTCTTGTTTAACATATTCAGCATGGAtaagagaaaatatttcatcataaagTAGAAAAAACATCATAACCCTTTGATACCGATTCGACTTGTACATTAATGGGTGCAACAGCAACAGATttctgtgaatttcaaatagaaacataaaacaaaataaatacaagCTTCGGTaatctctgaaaaaaaatcgcAGTTCATTAAATAATCGGTTTTTAGCCGCGTTTTACAAATCTTAGAGTAGAAATAACATCTAAGCTTTCGATTTAACTCCCTTTACATGTCGATGATGCTCAATATTGGCGTATTATTGATCTTAGTTATATGAACGGTTTCAGTCAAGGAAAGTGGTTCATAAAAAGCAACACTGATTATATTCGACACCTTGACTTCCTATAAAATGTAAATGGAGCGGTTCGATTGATTGCAACATAGTATTGTGCATTTGACGAGTGGAAGAGATACGATATTAGCTTATCTCACTCTAACTGGCTGTTTTAAGTATCAGCTTTACCATAATTTGTAATCTTGTCGAGCTAAGCTAAACGTCAGCTGCAGCGTTCTTTCTCTCTCGCCTTAGATTTTCTGTCCTCAGGTGATCTATAGTTGAATAGTCTGAGCGTTCACCCCGTCCTTTTGCACTCTTCTTTGGTGGTTGGGTTTTCGTGGGTAAGTCGAGTTGAGCATAAACCAAATTTTCTACATTCGGTTCGACCTAAGAGGGAGAAGGGAGATCCTAATTCACCTAATTGTAGTGCAATTACCATAAATTGGAAACACTAACGGACTTGTATATTACATATCGCAAATTCGTACCATATAAATGAAAAGAAACTGAAGTGGATTATAGAATTTTAAACTACTGATGGTTTTGAGTTCGTATTTTATTATATCTTCTGTCGTACGGAAAAGCTTAAAGTTTTGACACATTAATTATACAATACCTGTTTTCTTACACCACCTGACGCTTCGTCTGATCTATAAACATTGTCGTTCCTCTTGAGGTTTTCATACTCCCGTACTTTCGCAGGTCTATTTCTTCGTTTGTAGTCTAGTACTGGGCCGTGCCGTACAGTCGGTGAGTTTATTCTCGCGACATTTTCTTCCTTCGAATTTACGCGAATATTGCCCGGATTAGGATGTGTGTTTTCGTATTGAGGTTCGTACCTCCTTGGTGGAAGTGGCTCATTCAGTAGTTCGTAAGAACCATCATCACAGTCCGTAGTGGATGAATCAGACGATTCGTCAGGCCAGACACGACCTGCGTCGAATGTACGACCTTGTCCTGTAGGGAAAAAATGATAACATGCATACGAGTGTTGTATATGGCCTATAACCAATGTTTTCATCGTTAACAGCTGCGATAATAACCGGATCGAAACAAGTTGGTACACTCTTGTTATACTGAATATGCTTACGGTCAGATGCTAGCAAAATAAACATTGACGTATCAGTCAGTCAGTATACAGCATTAATTCTTGACGAAAGGTGAGCGCGGCGCGGCAATCCTCATTGCCTGGTTTTCGCGTTTGTACTCGTTGGCattgtgttacgtgcagagaaaacgaacaaaagggtgaactcagcagtttacgtttaaacaaaatttattacgaaaacaaaactaattgctaagtcagggataaaatacaagctttaaaagtgtacagactacttatctcagctgggacggcaaagctccagtctcagagttgtaacagtcagtcggatgaatgaacagtcctttggcttgcaggcttgaagttgcacaaagtccacagtataaatccagcgttggcagtgaaggtcttgaaaagtcttgagaatgactgctgctggagtttagtaacacacaagagacacgatcccaaaagtctgactggaagctgtgcacgtcccttttatatgcacatgcatataagaacaatctagaacttttattgacatgctaattactgttctaaaattatctcccttacacaactaatcaactttccagaacattccaaacatgactaattgaattcaaggttgagaggtcatcaagggcagtgaccttgagaatgttctagactaattgaactcaggtcatgatgagtgtggggaaatgacctacataacacaccccctcttcaaaaaaaagaaaatttttcaaagaaaaatctttcttttgcaaatgtaatcttgaaaaggatttaagtactcaaattttgttttactctaaagtaaaatttcttgaaagtgaacaacaataaaattcttgaaagtgaacaacaataaactctaaatacgagagagacagtctgcaattaaattgtctctgcctttgatatgtctgatgtcaagattaaactcctgtaacattaaactccatcttagcaatctctgatttttgcctttaaatttctgcagaaaaacaagagggttgtgatcaatatgaaccactattggctgatttgaagaagtaacataaacttcaaaatgctgtaaagctaatatcaaagataaacactctttttcaattgtagagtagtttctctgagatttgttaaatttgcgtgaaaaatagcaaacaggatgatctataccatgactatcctcttgcaataaaacagcaccagcagccgtatcactagcatctacagctaatttgaatggcaaagtgaaatctggtgcagacaacactgggcactttgcagtatggctttaagtgtatcaaatgcctgttggcattgctctgaccaaacaaactttactttctttttaagtaagttagtcaaaggctcagtaattgtggagaaatttggacagaattttctgtagtaaccagccataccgagaaagcgcatcagttgtcgtttgcagtttggaatgggaaaacttgaaatggcactgattttggcatcaacaggttttacctcaccctgtcctacagtatgtccgaggtaagttacccttgccctaccaaactcagatttggcaaggttgacagtcaacattgctttgctcagtctctcaaagaacttccgcatgagcttgatgtgttcctcccaggtgtcactatacaggacgacgtcgtcaacgtaagcttcACATCcttctagcccggatatgacgtcgttgatcatccgttggaacgttgccggagagttcttcattccgaatggcatcaccttgtactggaacaatccgtctggtgtaacaaaggcggatatttcacgagcacgatccgtcagagggacttgccaaaatcccttcagtaggtcaaatttcgtcacatacttggcttttcccactcggtcgatgcagtcatcaatcctcgggattgggaaagtgtctgtctttgttaaagtgttgaccttcctaaagtccgtgcacatacgataactgtggtctgatttgggaacaagtatgcacggcgaactccagttacttttactgggttcaataaagtcattgtccagcaggtatttgacttcttcctggagatatttcgcttttgttggattcagtctgtatgggtgttgttttacaggcttactgtccccaacatcaacgtcgtgatagataacgtttgtcctcgttggaacatcttgaaacaggtgtttatattcatggagcagttctttcacctgttgtttttgttctggctggaggtgtgccaactttgtagactccagcttctccaggatttctgagttctgaagctgaccgagcccagctttgagtttagagtattttcactcaagtcagtttcagtatcactatcttcataatggtttgaactgactgcactgacaggctgagttatagtaggattatccctatcaaaatatggcttaagcatatttatgtgacatagctgtttttgttttcgcctgtcaggtgttattatgatgtaatttaaatcactcaatttcttatcaattagatatggcccaaagtaacgagcatggagtggtttgccaggaattggaagtagaacaagaactttttgacctggttcaaacttccgttttgaggtgcttttatcatatttggttttcattgactgctgagatgactcaagatttcctctggctaattcacatgctttagagagtttcgtacgaaaatctgacacatattgcaaaatattcagacaatcatcatcgtctgataggaatttctcttaacgagcttaagtgggccacggactgtatgtccaaatacaagctcaaatgggctaaaaccaagagactcctgaattgactctctaacagcaaagagcaaaaaatgaattccttcatcccactgcttctctgtgtcaaaacagtaggtcctaatcatgtttttcaaagtttgatgaaatctctcaagagcaccctgactttctggatgataggcggatgacctatactgtttaatgcctagctgatccattacttgttgaaaaataccagacataaagttggagccttgatcggactggacacatttagggaggccaaataaagtgaaaaatttgactaaagctctcactatagtctttgtctttatatttctcagtggtatggcttctgggaaccgagttgatgtacacattattgtcagcatgtactcatttcctgatcttgtttttggtaggggcccaacacagtctattagaatcctactaaatggttcttgaaatgcaggaattggctgtaaaggggcctttggaatggtctgatttggctttcctaccatttgacatgtgtgacaagttttacagaaatgtgttacatcctgcctgagattaggccaataaaagtgactgagaattttatgataagttttccttactcccaaatgaccagcccagggcgtttcatgggccaggcgcaatatttcagcacgatagggctttggaaccacaatttgatgttttatagcccagtcgtcatcaaccaagacatctggaggtctccatttacgcatgagaataccagattttgtataataggaaacagagctatctgaagttttaccttcatcatctaccctgtcaaacaaagacaaaatatctgggtctttgtgttgttctgcaatgagatttgatctagaaaatgtctgactttggtcagcagaagttttactggaagtttcaaatccacgagggataacggaatgatccgtgtcaaacacctgactgagaaaggtgtcatttaagtcaacatctgtgacattatttttgagagtattttgattctcagaagttttctttgacatggctcgagtaatagcacatgaagggaaaaggccgggtatctcttgttcaattggctctggatcctgatctaaactaggattatcagtcacaagtggattagtaatgaccttgtccccggcaaggtcgtttccaagaagaaggtgaatcccttcaaaaggcaaaaaaggcctaatacctaaagccacaggtccagaaacaaagtccgaagacaaatagacattatggagaggaacaggaataaagtcattgcaatctacccccttaataagaactttagaacctgaaaatgacttttcagaaaacggcagggtatctgccaacaaaagagactgggaagccccggtatctcttaaattttgacaggggtgcggaagaaaaatcactagaaagtgatataaaaccatcatgaataaatggttggttcgaaaatacccataatgctatcttgagaagaattgaccttgacctcattaattggggatgagaggggtttaacctcagaaaatgtgttgcacacattattagactctaattgagttgatgaagaaataaagccggtgggcttagatccactttgactactttgaccttcacgttttcttttcaatttgaaacaatctgacattaaatggccgtctttcttacaataattacaagaaagtgtacaaactgtttgtcagaaggagattgagacttgggatctgatgatgtgggagtgttactgaactctgtgaactgttgtcatttgatttcctactgtcctttgagaaattcttggatgaaaaggaggagttaaatttacctgcattgtttctgtatgaaaaggactgggatggtttgctgagaaatgaagatttgtgggtcaatgaataatcatcggccaaacgtgcagcaacctctaatgtatctgccttttgttcattgataaacgtcttgatgtcactccggatgcaccttttaaattcctcaatcaaaacaagctgtcgtaatttgtcataattctgactgaccttttcagaagaacaccaacgatcaaacagttgttcttttgttcgagcaaattcaacataagtttgatccttcaccttctcacaatccctaaatttctgacggtaagcttcaggcaccaattcatagcccttgagaattaattcctttacagaatcataatttgaagcctgctctactgacaactgaatgtaaatttctctggctttacccaccaaagcactctgcaaaagcatagaccaggactccttaggccagttcagactctgagcaattttctcaaaatgaaggaaatatttatcaacatccttttcttggaaagggggaactaacctgaaatgcttagtgatgtcaaacttgtctgaagggaagaattttcctgactgtccaagctctaaacgttttatttctaactgcagtcggtgttctgctaattctctttccttttctttttcctctctttctttctccctttgtctttcttccatttgcaattctttttctttcatttccaattccctctctttctgtctttcttccatttctaactgcatttgtattttttctttttctaatgcctgtctctccttttccatttgtaattctttttctttcatttgtaattctttttcttttctaatgccaatttttttagctcgaaatctgcctgtattctaattccaattttttgagttcgaaggaagactcaggctcataatcttttaaggcagactcctcaaaatggccagaattaactaaatgttttgcaatcttgaactgtatttctcgcttgcgcatagatcttttgacatctactttaaggaaattggccagtgctatgaggttgtcttttctgagggaattaaatgtgtcctgatcaaggtcatccataaattcgtctggcttgaattccgccatgattgaattttgctgagttcacagtatacagtagttttgaaaaggctgtcaaaatgttgtcaaacggctcaaaatattcgtatcccggacgagcccccaattttgttacgtgcagagaaaacgaacaaaagggtgaactcagcagtttacgtttaaacaaaatttattacgaaaataaaactaattgctaagtcagggataaaatacaagctttaaaagtgtacagactacttatctcagctgggacggcaaagctccagtctcagagttgtaacagtcagtcggatgaatgaacagtcctttggcttgcaggcttgaagttgcacaaagtccacagtataaatccagcgttggcagtgaaggtcttgaaaagtcttgagaatgactactgctgggtttagtaacacacaagagacacgatcccaaaagtctgactggaagctgtgcacgtcccttttataaaggcatataagcatataagaacaatctagaacttttattgacatgctaattactgttctaaaattatctcccttacacaactaatcaactttccagaacattccaaacatgactaattgaattcaaggttgagaggtcatcaagggcagtgaccttgagaatgttctagactaattgaactcaggtcatgatgagtgtgggggaaatgacctacataacaattgaCTGTGTTGTATTCAATTAGTAAATTTGTTCAGACTAAGATAAGGTTTTTTTTCAGTGTCACACTGCCTTTACATTGGATTTTTGGATTTTTGGATGATCATATATCATTTagtatattgaaaatattgacagGACGAGTATGTGTATGTTTGCTGCCTAGGCTGTTCACGTCATAATAACAGCTTATGATATTACAGCCCGCcatatttgtttctttgttgtgtACAAAAACATTATGGCACTGTCCATACCTGTATGTTTCTGTTTCCTTCCTTTATTGGGAGTGCTATAAAGTGCGTTTGGAGAACCCGAATGCATAGAATCATCATTGTCAGATTCGTGTGTTCCTATATACAGCAAGTATAGGAATTcgaatgatattttt from Ptychodera flava strain L36383 unplaced genomic scaffold, AS_Pfla_20210202 Scaffold_32__1_contigs__length_2955704_pilon, whole genome shotgun sequence includes the following:
- the LOC139127478 gene encoding uncharacterized protein; translation: MAVRSQPITRTHESDNDDSMHSGSPNALYSTPNKGRKQKHTGQGRTFDAGRVWPDESSDSSTTDCDDGSYELLNEPLPPRRYEPQYENTHPNPGNIRVNSKEENVARINSPTVRHGPVLDYKRRNRPAKVREYENLKRNDNVYRSDEASGGVRKQVEPNVENLVYAQLDLPTKTQPPKKSAKGRGERSDYSTIDHLRTENLRRERKNAAADV